The genomic interval AACCTGGAGCGCCAAGAAGATTCTTCCGGAATGGACCGGCGACTGGAGTGTCAAGGTTGTCGATGCTTCCGGCAATGTTTTAAAGGAGCTGTCATTCAAGATAGCCGCACCGGCGACACAGTAAGGCTGCAAGATTACTATATGCGCCGCCGGGGGATATTTCCCGGCGGCGTTTTTTTACAATTTGCGATATAGTCTTGCAGCATTGCGTCATTATTCCGCCGATCAAATAAGCTCTACATAGCGAGACGCAGAGAGGACATCGACATCTAATGAGTCGCGAAGATGCGGAACAAGCCGAGCAGGGCAGCGTAATGCTTAATAAATAGATAATATTTAATATTGGAATATATGGCTATGGATATTCTGAAGGAAAGACTTCAGAGATGGCACGGGGGGCGGGTGCTTGATGTCGCCACCGGGCGAGGGGCTTTTGTGGAATACCTGATGGCCTCGCTGGCCGACTACCACCAGATAATCGGAATCGATTTATCGGAAAGCAATGTCAATACGGCCAGAGAGCATTTGGGCAGCGACAAGGTCAATTTCGAGGTGATGGATGCCGGAAAGATGACTTATGCCGACGACTCTTTTGATACCATAGCCATTGCCTATTCGCTTCACCACCTGAATCATATCGACGACATTCTGGGGGAAATGAAGAGGGTGCTCAAACCGGGCGGCCTTTTCCTGATCTGCGAAATGTACCGCGATAACCAGACCGAAAAACAGCTCACCCATGTCTATCTTCACCATTGGTGGGCGGAAATCGACCGCACGAACGGCATAATCCACAATGAGACTTTTACCCGGCAGGAAATCATTGATAAGGTGCGGAAGCCTGCTCCGGGAGAACTGGAAATATTCGATCTGACCGGGGTCGATAGTGATGCCTATGATGACGATAAGCTGACCGATGAATTTCTTAAGATATGCGACCAGTATATGGGCAAAATAAAAGAGTGTCCTGACCGGCAGCGGCTCATGGAAAAGGGGATGGAACTGAAGAAGAGAGTCCTTGCGGTGGGCTTTCAGGGGGCAAGCACCCTTTGTGTCCTGGGGCACAAACCCGGACGCCCGATCTGAATTACTTCCGTTGTAACAGAAACGGATTGGCTTTGAGATATTGGTAAATCGCCTCGGCGGCGATGCGATGACCCTCGGCGTTAAAATGAATCGGGTCTTTGGGGGCATTGTCGTAGAGATTATCGTATTTATTGAATTCCTGAGCGATATCAATTAAGTCGGCACTATTATTCCGGGCTGCCAGGCGTGTCTGCATATTGTAATATTCATGATAATCATGCATGGGCGAGTTGCTGCGGGCCGGGTAATATTTGTCCAGTGAGGGAATTGGCGAGGTAAGAAGGATCGGTTTTATCCGTTCGACTCGGGCATAATTTACGATGGCATTGAGATTGTCATAGAAATCCGCAAAAGAGACACGATAGACCGGTTTCTGACGGTTGAGCTCCTCGCTAAGCGGTTTTTCGACGGCGGATAACAGGAGTTTTTTGGTCATGCGATATATTTTGAGACGGGAGAGCAGATTCTGAATATCAATGATACTCTGCCGGGGGAGTTTTTGCTCGTCATCAGGGATATTCCCGGCCGCCGCCCACTGGTCATTCCAGGCGAACATGGCCAGTACGATATCCGGTTTGAGGGGAACGATATCCGACTGGAAAAACCTCCGCCCCTGAAAGCTGCTATACCCCGGAATACCGGCGTTAATAACTTCCACTTTTGGGAGCGATGGGTCGGCGTTGATCATCATCTCCAGTTGTTTGACATAGGTCTGGTTGTCGGCCATCCCCCAGCCGAAAGTGCAGGAGTTTCCCAGAAACATCAAACGTATCCTGTCCGATTTGGGGGGAATTCCATCGCCTCGTAAACCATAGGAATTGATGCGATATCTTTTCCCTTCGAAAAAGCGGGAAGTGATGTCCAATGAGGGGCGAAAACGCCAGAACAGGTCATGGTCTTTCTTGAAAACCTCGGGGTAATCAAGAGAGCGATTGACCAGAAAGAAACGATTTTCGAAATAGGTATCGACCGGAATTATGGTGAATATTATTTCCGTAATCAGAATAAAGGCGGGGACAGAGAGCGATAGCAGGGCGATTTTCCAGAGACAGCCCTTCTTTCGTTCGGCATCGGCCATAGACTAGAAAAGGGAATAGATAAAGGGAGCCAGCGCCGATGATTCGGCGAAAATTATCAGCAGGGAAAGAAGTATCAGAAACAGAATAATCGGGCCCATCCACCAGCGTTTGGAGGTTTTCAGAAAATACCAAAATTCGCC from Candidatus Zixiibacteriota bacterium carries:
- a CDS encoding class I SAM-dependent methyltransferase gives rise to the protein MDILKERLQRWHGGRVLDVATGRGAFVEYLMASLADYHQIIGIDLSESNVNTAREHLGSDKVNFEVMDAGKMTYADDSFDTIAIAYSLHHLNHIDDILGEMKRVLKPGGLFLICEMYRDNQTEKQLTHVYLHHWWAEIDRTNGIIHNETFTRQEIIDKVRKPAPGELEIFDLTGVDSDAYDDDKLTDEFLKICDQYMGKIKECPDRQRLMEKGMELKKRVLAVGFQGASTLCVLGHKPGRPI
- a CDS encoding GDSL-type esterase/lipase family protein, coding for MADAERKKGCLWKIALLSLSVPAFILITEIIFTIIPVDTYFENRFFLVNRSLDYPEVFKKDHDLFWRFRPSLDITSRFFEGKRYRINSYGLRGDGIPPKSDRIRLMFLGNSCTFGWGMADNQTYVKQLEMMINADPSLPKVEVINAGIPGYSSFQGRRFFQSDIVPLKPDIVLAMFAWNDQWAAAGNIPDDEQKLPRQSIIDIQNLLSRLKIYRMTKKLLLSAVEKPLSEELNRQKPVYRVSFADFYDNLNAIVNYARVERIKPILLTSPIPSLDKYYPARSNSPMHDYHEYYNMQTRLAARNNSADLIDIAQEFNKYDNLYDNAPKDPIHFNAEGHRIAAEAIYQYLKANPFLLQRK
- a CDS encoding DUF5989 family protein, with the protein product MAIRERLKIFGEFWYFLKTSKRWWMGPIILFLILLSLLIIFAESSALAPFIYSLF